In the Peptoanaerobacter stomatis genome, one interval contains:
- a CDS encoding S-layer homology domain-containing protein, translating into MLRKKVLAFAVAFALVLPICSVPTNSYAYRDVTQSEHSNQVAEIEDIADITDEFVNKYKDRAELYLSAPDKKEIKNIGKLKDFKNLTTLSIKSYNIEETALKNLIKELPKLSKIIIDTNKFIDLGGISNEIRQYGGSQKIETIIQDVNLEDVFTKNTIDNPIKINGKPVAINTTITANGYNIPDVIDNSEPSKIKIKNFNKLVENGLVEIELSYDKTVYKQINTKQFKDIKFEGNIRLKIDKPGLAINVVDGTSNKTEAKPGEKVELKAEKTKDGKKFDKWVSDDVVITNSNSRTEASFTMPNKAVTVKATYKDYEKINNLEATTGTILMTTITTDVELKVTPEENSDELTWTSSRESVATVDNTGRVTAKAKGETVITAKSLLNVTTSVSLKVITEGLPDATIEEPKPEKPKEPQKSEESQKSQEPEKKSNSNDKAKSNSNSSTSGGGGGGGGSSSAPKPVQKPVEAQTETATQEKAQTNQSQQEISKEIKVSDVMTTKEAETKVNNLNDINEITWSKQAIVKVMQKGIMSGDTSGKFMPKKSVTRAEVAQVIANIIGKKSQSAKAVKDVDSDKWYANAVQTVLENKIFTQDEKGNFRPQSKITRAELFVVIARFKGIEPLEDAKAKEVLANYKDIESIPNWALGYVSALVDKGIVNGSDNKISANDNLTREQLAKIFSNIVE; encoded by the coding sequence ATGTTAAGAAAAAAAGTATTAGCTTTTGCAGTTGCATTTGCTTTAGTGTTGCCTATTTGCAGTGTACCTACCAATTCATACGCATATAGGGATGTAACTCAATCAGAGCACAGTAATCAAGTTGCAGAAATAGAAGATATTGCAGATATAACGGATGAGTTTGTCAATAAGTACAAAGACAGAGCAGAGCTTTATTTATCAGCACCTGATAAAAAAGAAATAAAAAATATAGGAAAACTCAAAGATTTTAAAAATCTTACGACTTTGAGTATCAAATCATATAATATAGAAGAAACGGCTCTAAAAAATTTAATAAAAGAGTTGCCTAAATTAAGTAAAATTATAATTGATACAAATAAATTCATAGATTTAGGAGGTATATCCAACGAAATAAGGCAATATGGCGGAAGTCAAAAGATTGAAACTATAATACAAGATGTTAATTTAGAAGATGTTTTTACAAAAAATACCATTGACAATCCTATTAAAATTAATGGAAAACCTGTAGCTATAAATACAACTATAACTGCAAATGGATATAATATACCGGATGTTATAGATAATAGTGAACCGTCAAAAATAAAAATTAAAAATTTTAATAAACTTGTAGAAAACGGTCTTGTTGAAATAGAACTAAGCTATGATAAAACAGTTTATAAACAAATAAATACAAAGCAATTTAAAGATATTAAATTTGAAGGTAATATACGTCTGAAAATTGATAAGCCTGGTTTAGCGATAAATGTGGTAGACGGTACATCGAATAAAACAGAGGCAAAACCTGGAGAGAAGGTAGAACTTAAAGCAGAGAAAACAAAAGATGGAAAGAAATTTGATAAGTGGGTAAGTGATGATGTAGTTATAACAAATAGTAACTCAAGAACAGAGGCAAGCTTTACTATGCCGAATAAAGCAGTAACTGTAAAGGCGACATATAAAGACTATGAGAAAATAAATAATCTTGAAGCAACAACAGGTACTATATTGATGACAACAATTACAACAGATGTCGAGCTTAAAGTAACACCTGAGGAAAATAGTGATGAATTAACATGGACATCATCAAGAGAAAGTGTTGCAACAGTAGATAATACAGGAAGAGTTACTGCAAAAGCAAAAGGCGAAACAGTAATAACAGCAAAATCACTATTAAATGTAACAACAAGTGTAAGCTTAAAAGTAATAACAGAAGGTCTGCCTGATGCTACAATAGAAGAACCGAAACCTGAAAAACCAAAAGAACCGCAAAAATCTGAAGAATCACAAAAATCACAAGAACCTGAAAAAAAATCAAATTCAAACGATAAAGCTAAAAGCAACAGTAATTCAAGCACATCAGGTGGTGGTGGAGGTGGCGGAGGCTCATCATCAGCACCAAAACCTGTACAAAAACCTGTAGAAGCTCAAACTGAAACTGCAACACAAGAAAAAGCACAAACAAATCAATCACAACAAGAAATATCAAAAGAAATAAAAGTATCAGATGTAATGACAACAAAAGAGGCGGAAACAAAAGTAAATAATCTGAACGATATAAACGAAATAACATGGAGTAAACAAGCAATAGTAAAAGTAATGCAAAAAGGAATAATGTCTGGAGATACAAGCGGAAAATTCATGCCGAAAAAAAGCGTAACAAGAGCAGAAGTAGCCCAAGTAATAGCAAATATAATAGGGAAAAAATCACAAAGTGCAAAAGCAGTAAAAGATGTAGACTCTGATAAATGGTATGCAAACGCAGTACAAACAGTGTTGGAAAACAAAATATTCACACAAGACGAAAAAGGCAACTTCAGACCTCAAAGTAAAATAACAAGAGCTGAATTATTTGTAGTAATAGCCAGATTCAAAGGAATAGAACCATTAGAAGATGCAAAAGCAAAAGAAGTATTGGCAAATTATAAAGATATAGAATCTATACCTAATTGGGCGCTGGGATATGTATCAGCCTTAGTAGATAAAGGAATAGTAAACGGATCTGATAACAAGATAAGTGCAAATGATAATTTAACAAGAGAACAATTAGCAAAAATATTTTCAAATATCGTAGAATAA
- a CDS encoding DUF134 domain-containing protein, producing the protein MPRPKRCRRICGYPSYWSFAPEDVKNSEVIAFKLDEYETVRLIDYEKMTQEECASAMGVSRATITSIYEKARYKLADAIVNGKRIRITGGSYCIDYIPASAEISEKGENIMRIAVTYEKEMVGQHFGKTEKFKIYDVENGEIKSSRVIDTNGNGHGALAGFLRAAEVETLICGGIGAGARNALKEVSIKLLPGVTGNADEMVKNYLSGNLEYNPDIECHHHDHDHGEGHSCHH; encoded by the coding sequence ATGCCGAGACCAAAACGATGTAGAAGAATATGCGGATATCCAAGCTATTGGAGTTTTGCACCTGAAGATGTAAAAAACTCTGAAGTTATTGCTTTCAAACTTGATGAATATGAAACTGTCCGTCTGATTGATTATGAAAAAATGACTCAGGAAGAATGTGCGTCTGCAATGGGTGTATCAAGAGCAACCATAACAAGCATATATGAAAAAGCTCGTTATAAGTTGGCAGATGCTATAGTTAACGGAAAACGTATCCGTATTACAGGAGGCTCTTATTGTATTGACTATATTCCGGCATCGGCTGAAATAAGCGAAAAAGGAGAAAATATTATGAGAATAGCAGTTACTTATGAAAAGGAAATGGTAGGTCAACATTTTGGAAAGACAGAAAAATTTAAGATTTATGATGTGGAAAACGGAGAAATTAAATCATCTCGAGTAATTGATACAAATGGTAACGGACACGGTGCACTTGCAGGTTTTCTTCGTGCTGCTGAGGTTGAAACTTTGATTTGTGGAGGCATAGGAGCAGGTGCAAGAAATGCCTTGAAAGAAGTAAGCATAAAACTTTTGCCTGGAGTGACAGGAAATGCTGATGAAATGGTGAAGAACTATCTATCAGGAAATCTTGAGTATAATCCGGATATAGAGTGTCATCATCACGATCACGACCATGGTGAAGGGCATAGTTGCCATCATTAA
- the hemW gene encoding radical SAM family heme chaperone HemW: protein MKNLGLYFHIPFCNSKCLYCDFDSGISDYLHKKRYANALMKEIDMAITKYSLNDYKIDTVFIGGGTPTSLDEDLLQKVLQKIDKSFNFSDNLEYTIEMNPNSVTDEKIEIIRESKINRVSIGLQSTNMIELKALGRTHTYEEFLSTYKKLRNKGFTNISIDLMMGIPNQDFKTYEENLRNIISLMPEHISAYMLIIEEDTPFFDMYEKGIISVDDELTLKLYEYTINKLQQYGYNQYEFSNFAKKGYECKHNIKYWKVEEYLGFGQNAHSLFGEKRFENYSDEYINSIEKGELPINNVQEHTKKDMYEEWIFLKLRMNEGIDISELDKQFDINFKEKYAGSLEKLYKENLIQEYDKYLRLTTKGIEVSNTVFLEFI from the coding sequence ATGAAAAACTTAGGACTTTATTTTCATATACCGTTTTGTAATTCAAAGTGCTTGTACTGTGATTTTGATTCCGGTATTTCCGATTATTTGCATAAAAAGAGATATGCAAATGCTCTTATGAAAGAAATAGACATGGCAATTACAAAATACAGCTTAAATGATTATAAAATAGATACAGTGTTTATAGGAGGAGGAACACCGACTTCATTAGATGAAGATTTATTGCAAAAAGTATTGCAAAAAATAGATAAAAGCTTTAATTTCAGTGATAATTTGGAATATACTATAGAGATGAATCCTAATTCTGTGACAGATGAAAAAATAGAGATTATAAGAGAATCTAAGATAAACAGAGTAAGCATAGGTCTCCAGTCTACAAATATGATAGAATTAAAGGCATTAGGAAGAACTCACACATATGAAGAGTTTTTAAGTACGTATAAAAAACTTAGAAACAAAGGATTTACAAATATAAGTATAGATTTGATGATGGGAATACCTAATCAAGATTTTAAGACATATGAAGAAAATTTGAGAAATATAATATCATTAATGCCTGAACATATTTCTGCTTATATGCTTATAATTGAGGAGGACACACCTTTTTTTGATATGTATGAAAAAGGTATTATAAGTGTAGACGATGAACTTACACTAAAACTGTATGAGTACACCATAAATAAATTGCAACAATATGGATATAATCAGTATGAGTTTTCAAATTTTGCCAAAAAAGGCTATGAGTGCAAGCATAATATCAAATATTGGAAAGTTGAAGAATATCTCGGATTTGGGCAAAACGCACATTCTTTGTTTGGAGAAAAAAGGTTTGAAAATTACTCTGATGAATATATAAATAGTATAGAAAAAGGAGAGTTACCGATAAATAACGTGCAAGAGCATACAAAAAAAGATATGTATGAAGAATGGATATTTTTAAAACTCAGAATGAACGAAGGTATAGATATAAGTGAGTTGGATAAACAATTTGATATAAATTTTAAAGAAAAATATGCAGGCAGTTTGGAAAAATTATATAAAGAAAATTTGATACAAGAATATGATAAATATTTAAGATTGACTACAAAAGGCATAGAAGTAAGTAATACAGTGTTTTTAGAGTTTATTTAG
- a CDS encoding ABC transporter ATP-binding protein: MRELIKKLYQVSGNQSKRITNMFIFEVIKNIFEGMTLGAVLLFLLKITQNIFEKREILNEDIISVFAVAFMSVTGKIFFGYMADRNKFIASYTMGAENRLYIGDRLKRVNMGYFSNNRLGDIASGLTTIVGELETVGIYIIEMLFVGVIQTFIMAIFMIPFDFVTGVIIISALILGVIVNNIFQTKADESTKKLLGLKINLNADMLEYVKGIGVIKSFGKGKEVLKNLEKSISENKKGFFDVEKAVAPVGILFLLIFKLAICLIIFASLTRYTQGEISAHKAIMLIVSSFIVFGGFEMTGSMQNIMGVAVQNLDALTKLRDIPTIEEGEKQTVDNCEIEMQDINFSYNDDTLFKNLSVVIPDGKTTAIVGPSGSGKTTLCNLMARFWDVNYGKILVGKTDVKDYSYDYLLSNFSFVFQDVYLFDDSIRNNIKFGNTDATDDEMIEVAKLARCHDFIMQLKDGYDTILQEGGSNLSGGERQRISIARAMLKPSKFVILDEATSSVDPENEEQLMTALKNLLKGKTAIIIAHKLDTIREADKIIVLDRGSVESIGTHDELMKISKVYKNFIIQRQDAIKWQLSN, encoded by the coding sequence ATGAGAGAGCTTATAAAAAAACTGTATCAAGTTTCCGGAAATCAATCAAAAAGAATTACGAATATGTTTATATTTGAAGTTATAAAAAATATTTTTGAAGGTATGACATTAGGTGCAGTATTGTTGTTTTTATTAAAAATTACTCAAAATATATTTGAAAAAAGGGAAATTTTAAACGAAGATATAATATCAGTATTTGCAGTAGCATTTATGAGTGTTACGGGAAAGATATTTTTCGGATATATGGCAGATAGAAATAAATTTATCGCATCTTATACAATGGGGGCAGAAAATAGACTGTATATAGGCGATAGACTTAAAAGAGTGAATATGGGTTATTTCAGCAATAACAGACTTGGAGATATAGCGAGCGGGCTTACAACAATAGTAGGAGAATTGGAGACTGTAGGAATATATATTATAGAGATGTTGTTTGTAGGAGTTATCCAAACATTTATTATGGCAATTTTTATGATACCTTTTGATTTTGTTACAGGAGTAATTATTATATCAGCATTGATTTTAGGTGTTATTGTAAACAATATTTTTCAAACAAAAGCTGATGAAAGTACAAAAAAACTTTTGGGATTGAAAATAAATCTAAATGCGGATATGCTTGAATATGTAAAAGGCATAGGTGTGATAAAGTCTTTTGGGAAAGGTAAGGAAGTATTAAAAAACTTGGAAAAAAGTATCTCAGAAAATAAAAAAGGATTTTTTGATGTGGAAAAAGCGGTAGCACCGGTTGGAATACTGTTTTTGTTAATTTTTAAATTAGCGATATGCTTAATAATTTTTGCAAGTTTGACAAGATATACACAAGGTGAAATCTCGGCTCATAAAGCTATAATGCTCATAGTGTCAAGTTTTATAGTTTTCGGAGGTTTTGAGATGACAGGCAGTATGCAAAATATAATGGGAGTTGCAGTACAAAATTTGGACGCCTTGACAAAGCTGAGAGATATACCTACTATTGAGGAGGGAGAAAAACAAACTGTAGATAATTGTGAAATAGAAATGCAAGATATAAATTTTTCTTATAATGATGACACATTGTTTAAAAACTTGAGTGTTGTAATTCCTGATGGAAAAACAACTGCAATAGTAGGTCCGTCAGGAAGCGGCAAGACTACATTGTGTAATCTTATGGCAAGATTTTGGGATGTGAATTACGGGAAAATACTTGTAGGAAAAACAGATGTAAAAGACTATTCATATGATTATTTACTCTCTAACTTTTCATTTGTATTTCAAGACGTTTATTTGTTTGATGACAGTATAAGAAACAATATAAAATTCGGAAATACAGATGCTACTGATGATGAGATGATTGAAGTTGCGAAATTGGCAAGATGCCACGACTTTATTATGCAGTTAAAAGACGGATATGACACAATATTACAAGAAGGAGGAAGTAATCTGTCAGGAGGAGAAAGACAAAGAATATCTATAGCAAGAGCTATGTTAAAACCAAGTAAATTTGTAATATTGGATGAAGCAACTTCAAGTGTAGACCCTGAAAATGAAGAACAGCTTATGACAGCATTAAAAAATTTACTTAAAGGTAAAACTGCCATAATAATAGCCCATAAATTGGATACTATAAGAGAAGCCGACAAAATAATCGTACTCGATAGAGGAAGTGTGGAAAGTATAGGTACACATGATGAACTTATGAAAATATCAAAAGTCTATAAAAATTTTATAATTCAAAGACAAGATGCAATAAAATGGCAACTTTCAAATTAA
- a CDS encoding ABC transporter ATP-binding protein, with protein MNVLKKHIDKIIFSIIMAVIGVAFSVVPYFAVADIINKIIDNNKNLSEFVSSILLIFVGLVGGVIFHYISTLTSHNLAFSIIETSRHTVAQKLESLSMGEIEKKSSGQWSQFMTETLDKMERPIAHVIPEVIANLLVPATLVVIIFSMDWRIGLANLATLPLGFLFSLLMMRGYEEKSRRYQEAAKSMNTTAVEYIRGINVIKAFNKSASSYGKFKTAVENNKSAMLDWYLSVCFSMTATMEVLPSTLVFVLPVALFLYMKGSVNTGTLIMCVLLSYASYKPLIKAMSHSETIANVKVIIDEIKSVMDLPQLERGDKIQMINSYDVKFDKVGFAYNENVRVFDDLSFIAKEGELTAIVGYSGSGKSTVAKLIAGFWNIDRGKIIIGNTNLKDMPLSQNMDIVTYVSQENYLFQKSITDNMRMAKNDASIEEIQDACKKASCHDFIMSLENGYDTIIGEGGGSLSGGERQRITIARALLKNSPIVVLDEATAYSDPDNEANIQKSINALIKNKTVIMIAHRLSTIIHADKIIVLDKGKIENIGTHKELLEKSEIYKKMWNAHISMKEEVI; from the coding sequence TTGAATGTATTAAAAAAACATATAGATAAGATAATATTTTCTATAATTATGGCTGTGATAGGTGTAGCTTTCAGTGTAGTACCGTATTTTGCAGTAGCTGATATTATAAATAAAATAATAGACAATAACAAAAACCTATCAGAGTTTGTATCATCGATATTACTCATATTTGTCGGACTTGTAGGGGGAGTTATATTTCATTACATATCTACACTTACTTCTCATAACTTGGCTTTTAGTATAATAGAAACGTCAAGACATACGGTTGCACAAAAACTTGAAAGCTTGTCTATGGGAGAGATAGAAAAGAAAAGTAGCGGTCAGTGGTCGCAATTTATGACAGAAACTTTGGATAAAATGGAAAGACCTATTGCTCACGTCATACCTGAGGTAATTGCCAATTTACTTGTACCTGCCACACTTGTTGTGATAATTTTTTCTATGGATTGGAGAATAGGGCTTGCTAATCTTGCAACACTTCCGCTCGGATTTTTATTTTCTCTTTTGATGATGAGGGGATATGAAGAAAAATCGAGAAGATACCAAGAGGCAGCTAAGTCTATGAACACAACAGCAGTAGAGTACATAAGAGGCATAAATGTTATAAAAGCATTTAATAAATCAGCATCGTCATACGGAAAATTTAAGACGGCTGTGGAAAATAATAAATCTGCAATGCTTGATTGGTATTTGAGTGTTTGCTTTTCTATGACTGCAACTATGGAAGTTTTACCTTCTACGCTTGTGTTTGTCTTGCCTGTTGCGTTGTTTTTGTATATGAAGGGTAGTGTAAATACCGGAACTTTAATAATGTGCGTACTTTTATCTTATGCTTCATATAAACCTCTAATCAAGGCTATGAGTCATTCGGAAACTATAGCAAACGTAAAAGTGATAATAGATGAAATAAAATCAGTAATGGATTTGCCACAACTTGAGCGTGGCGATAAAATCCAAATGATAAACTCATATGATGTAAAATTTGACAAAGTAGGATTCGCCTACAATGAAAATGTGAGAGTTTTTGACGATTTGTCATTTATAGCAAAAGAGGGAGAGCTTACAGCTATAGTGGGTTATTCAGGAAGCGGAAAATCGACTGTAGCAAAACTTATTGCAGGTTTTTGGAATATTGACAGAGGTAAGATAATTATAGGGAACACAAATTTAAAGGATATGCCTCTTTCACAAAATATGGATATAGTTACTTATGTGTCGCAGGAGAATTATTTGTTTCAAAAAAGTATAACTGATAATATGAGAATGGCAAAAAATGACGCAAGTATAGAAGAAATACAAGACGCTTGCAAAAAAGCAAGTTGTCATGATTTTATAATGAGCCTTGAAAACGGATACGACACTATAATAGGAGAAGGTGGAGGAAGTTTGTCAGGAGGAGAAAGACAAAGAATAACAATAGCAAGAGCACTTCTGAAAAACAGTCCTATAGTTGTGCTTGATGAGGCTACAGCGTATTCTGATCCTGATAATGAGGCAAATATTCAAAAATCTATAAATGCACTTATAAAAAACAAAACGGTTATTATGATTGCACATAGACTTTCCACTATTATTCATGCAGATAAAATAATAGTTTTAGATAAAGGTAAAATAGAAAATATCGGTACCCATAAAGAACTTCTTGAAAAAAGTGAGATTTATAAAAAAATGTGGAATGCACATATAAGTATGAAGGAAGAGGTGATATAG
- a CDS encoding helix-turn-helix domain-containing protein yields MDNYIIDLYGKDIDSIHLKNDADRFVIENDTGRGIITNYHICDGLDITFNNIQMDYYEGNFEFKADIIEINHCKDGRCEYEIDSNTVAFVSRGDLSISNTIDNTGISYFPTKLYRGISLYIDIEKIQNSRLIKEFDINLSKIASLAKGGNVKIFRSNERLEHIFYEFYNAQKYFLKEYLKVKSIELLLFVSNIDWNNEIKNTSFLNKKQLYKIKKVRNFILKNLENHYTIEQLSKKFDISESSLKNQFKKLYGESIYSYTKKLRLEKSKTLLLEGKMSIAQIALESGYENPAKFSSAFKKEFGVIPSKFQI; encoded by the coding sequence ATGGATAATTATATTATAGATTTATATGGAAAAGATATTGACTCAATTCATCTTAAAAATGATGCGGACAGATTTGTAATAGAAAATGATACAGGCAGAGGCATAATTACAAACTATCATATTTGCGACGGTTTGGATATAACGTTTAATAATATTCAAATGGATTATTATGAAGGAAATTTTGAATTTAAAGCTGACATAATTGAGATTAATCATTGTAAAGACGGCAGATGTGAATATGAGATTGACTCAAATACAGTAGCTTTTGTATCAAGAGGAGATTTATCCATATCCAATACCATTGATAATACAGGAATATCATATTTTCCAACAAAACTATATAGAGGAATAAGTCTATATATAGATATAGAAAAAATACAAAACAGCAGACTTATAAAAGAATTTGATATAAACCTTTCAAAGATAGCTTCGCTTGCAAAAGGAGGAAATGTCAAGATATTTCGCTCAAATGAGAGATTGGAGCATATATTTTATGAGTTTTACAATGCCCAAAAATATTTTTTGAAAGAGTATCTTAAAGTAAAAAGTATAGAGTTGTTACTTTTTGTATCAAATATAGATTGGAATAATGAAATAAAAAATACCTCTTTTTTGAACAAAAAACAATTATATAAGATAAAAAAAGTAAGAAATTTTATATTAAAAAATCTTGAAAATCACTATACTATAGAACAACTTTCCAAAAAATTCGACATATCAGAATCTTCGCTTAAAAATCAGTTTAAGAAACTTTATGGCGAAAGTATATACAGTTATACAAAAAAACTAAGGCTTGAAAAGTCAAAAACTTTGTTGTTGGAGGGAAAAATGTCAATAGCTCAAATAGCATTAGAGAGCGGTTACGAAAATCCGGCAAAATTTTCATCAGCTTTTAAAAAAGAATTTGGGGTTATACCGTCAAAGTTTCAAATATAA